One window of the Bradyrhizobium sp. NP1 genome contains the following:
- a CDS encoding M20/M25/M40 family metallo-hydrolase: MNPANLPFDSETMLQGLRTWVECESPTWDASAVERMLDIAARDMAIMGATIERIAGRQGFAGCVRARFPHPKQGEPGILIAGHFDTVHPLGTLEKLKWRREGDKCYGPGIFDMKGGSYLALEAIRQLARAAFTTPLPITVMFTPDEEVGTPSTRDLIEAEAARNKYVLVPEPGRPNNGVVTGRYAIARFNLEATGRPSHAGATLSAGRSAIREMARQIIAIDAMTTDDCTFSVGVVRGGQWVNCVATTCTGEALSMAKRQADLDRGVERMLALSGSSDDVTFKVTRGVTRPVWEPNEGTMALYEKARGIARDLGMELPHGSAGGGSDGNFTGAMGVATLDGLGVRGADAHTLNEHIIVESLAERGRLMAGLLATLE, from the coding sequence ATGAATCCAGCCAATCTTCCCTTCGATTCCGAAACCATGCTGCAGGGCCTGCGAACCTGGGTCGAATGTGAAAGCCCGACCTGGGATGCGAGCGCGGTCGAACGCATGCTCGACATCGCCGCGCGCGACATGGCGATCATGGGCGCGACCATCGAGCGTATCGCCGGCCGCCAGGGCTTCGCCGGCTGCGTCCGCGCCCGCTTCCCGCATCCGAAACAGGGCGAGCCGGGAATCCTGATCGCCGGCCATTTCGACACGGTGCATCCCCTCGGCACGCTGGAAAAACTCAAATGGCGGCGCGAAGGCGACAAATGCTACGGCCCCGGCATCTTCGACATGAAGGGCGGCAGCTATCTGGCGCTGGAAGCGATCCGGCAACTGGCGCGCGCCGCCTTCACCACGCCGCTGCCGATCACCGTGATGTTCACGCCCGACGAGGAGGTCGGCACCCCCTCGACACGAGACCTCATCGAGGCGGAAGCCGCGCGCAACAAATACGTGCTGGTGCCGGAGCCCGGCCGGCCCAACAACGGCGTCGTCACCGGCCGCTATGCCATCGCGCGCTTCAACCTCGAGGCAACGGGACGACCGAGCCATGCCGGCGCCACACTGTCCGCCGGGCGATCGGCGATCCGCGAGATGGCGCGGCAGATCATCGCCATCGACGCGATGACCACCGACGACTGCACCTTCTCGGTCGGCGTCGTGCGTGGCGGGCAATGGGTGAACTGCGTCGCCACCACCTGTACCGGCGAGGCGCTCAGCATGGCCAAGCGCCAGGCCGACCTCGATCGCGGCGTCGAGAGGATGCTCGCTCTGTCAGGCTCCTCCGACGACGTGACGTTCAAGGTGACCCGCGGCGTCACCCGCCCGGTGTGGGAGCCGAATGAGGGCACCATGGCGCTTTACGAGAAGGCGCGCGGCATCGCCCGGGATCTCGGCATGGAGCTGCCCCATGGCAGCGCGGGCGGCGGCTCCGACGGCAATTTCACCGGTGCGATGGGGGTCGCGACGCTCGACGGGCTCGGCGTCCGCGGCGCCGACGCGCATACCCTCAACGAGCACATCATCGTGGAAAGCCTCGCCGAGCGCGGCCGGCTGATGGCGGGGCTGCTCGCCACGCTGGAATAA
- a CDS encoding ABC transporter permease, translating to MLLYLLRRMLAAIPVMGVVALVVFLLLRLTPGDPAAILAGENATPEQLERIRSSLGLNEPLYAQFFTWIGKLLHGDLGVSLISNVPVLKMIGQRVEPSLSIALSTIILSILIAVPLGVIAAWRHGTWIDRFVMGLSVLGFSVPVFVVGYVLIQIFAIDLRWLPVQGFRSLASGFGPFFERIVLPTFTLSFIYVALIARMTRASMLDVLGEDYVRTARAKGIGEAAVLLRHGLRNAAVPVITVIGNGFALLISGVVVTESVFNLPGIGRLTVDAVLARDYPVIQAMILLTSLIYVAVNLIIDVAYTLLDPRIRY from the coding sequence GTGCTCCTATATCTGCTGCGCCGCATGCTGGCTGCCATTCCCGTGATGGGCGTGGTGGCGCTGGTCGTGTTCCTGCTGCTGCGGCTTACCCCCGGCGATCCCGCCGCGATCCTCGCCGGCGAGAACGCCACGCCCGAACAGCTCGAACGCATCCGCAGCTCGCTCGGCCTCAACGAGCCGCTCTATGCCCAGTTCTTCACCTGGATCGGCAAACTGCTGCATGGCGATCTCGGCGTCTCCCTGATCTCCAACGTGCCGGTCTTGAAGATGATCGGCCAGCGCGTCGAGCCCTCGCTCTCGATCGCGCTCTCCACCATCATCCTGTCGATCCTCATTGCGGTGCCACTCGGCGTGATCGCGGCCTGGCGGCACGGCACCTGGATCGATCGCTTCGTGATGGGGCTCTCCGTGCTCGGCTTCTCGGTGCCGGTGTTCGTGGTCGGCTATGTCCTGATCCAGATCTTCGCGATCGATCTGCGCTGGCTGCCGGTGCAGGGTTTTCGCAGCCTCGCCTCCGGCTTCGGCCCGTTCTTCGAGCGCATCGTCCTGCCCACCTTCACCCTGTCCTTCATCTATGTCGCGCTGATCGCCCGCATGACGCGGGCCTCGATGCTCGACGTGCTGGGCGAGGATTATGTGCGGACCGCGCGCGCCAAGGGCATCGGTGAGGCCGCCGTGCTGCTGCGGCACGGCCTGCGCAATGCCGCCGTGCCCGTCATCACCGTGATCGGCAACGGTTTTGCGCTGCTCATCTCCGGCGTCGTCGTCACCGAAAGCGTGTTCAACCTGCCGGGCATCGGCCGCCTCACCGTCGATGCGGTGCTGGCGCGCGACTATCCGGTGATCCAGGCGATGATCCTTCTGACCTCGCTGATCTATGTGGCCGTCAACCTGATAATCGACGTCGCCTATACGCTGCTCGATCCCAGGATCAGGTACTGA
- a CDS encoding ABC transporter permease, whose translation MAIETLPEPSIPVTTPLQPRLGFLTSSPIIAVATLCLVLIIAMSIAAPWLAPHDPVLLAPSQRLKPASAQFLLGTDGYGRDLLSRIIYGGRVSLLIGLGAAIFSTAIGLVIGLVSGFFRWVDAVLMRVMDGLMAIPSILLAIAVVSLSGASPWTVMVAITIPEIPRVARLVRAVVLSAREEPYVEAAISVGSGLPKIMVRHLMPNTIAPLIVQGTYVCASAILTEAILSFLGAGISPETPTWGNIMAEGRAFFQIKPSLIFWPGLLLSIAILSVNLIGDAARDALDPRMKQRGSGK comes from the coding sequence ATGGCGATCGAAACCCTCCCCGAACCGTCGATCCCGGTCACGACGCCGCTGCAGCCCCGGCTCGGCTTCCTGACGTCGTCGCCGATCATCGCGGTCGCCACCCTTTGCCTCGTGCTTATCATAGCCATGTCGATCGCCGCGCCCTGGCTCGCGCCGCACGATCCGGTGCTGCTCGCGCCCTCCCAGCGGCTGAAACCAGCCAGCGCTCAGTTCCTGCTCGGCACCGACGGTTATGGCCGCGACCTGTTGTCGCGCATCATTTATGGCGGCCGCGTCTCGCTGCTGATCGGGCTGGGCGCCGCGATCTTCTCCACGGCCATCGGGCTCGTGATCGGGCTCGTCTCCGGCTTCTTCCGCTGGGTCGACGCGGTCTTGATGCGGGTCATGGACGGCTTGATGGCGATCCCGAGCATCCTGCTGGCGATCGCGGTGGTGTCGCTGTCGGGCGCCAGCCCGTGGACCGTGATGGTCGCAATCACCATCCCCGAAATCCCGCGCGTGGCGCGGCTGGTGCGCGCAGTCGTGCTGTCGGCGCGCGAGGAGCCCTATGTGGAGGCTGCGATCTCGGTCGGCTCCGGCCTGCCGAAGATCATGGTGCGGCATCTGATGCCGAACACGATCGCGCCGCTGATCGTGCAAGGCACCTATGTCTGCGCTTCCGCGATCCTGACCGAGGCGATCCTGTCCTTCCTCGGCGCCGGCATCAGCCCGGAGACGCCGACCTGGGGCAACATCATGGCGGAGGGCCGCGCCTTCTTCCAGATCAAGCCGTCGCTGATCTTCTGGCCGGGACTGTTGCTGTCGATCGCGATCCTGAGCGTCAACCTGATCGGGGACGCCGCGCGCGACGCGCTCGATCCCCGCATGAAGCAGCGCGGGTCCGGCAAATGA
- a CDS encoding ABC transporter ATP-binding protein, with protein sequence MSVLSVDNLVVNLGRDPEATRIIDGVSLQVGAGETLCVVGESGSGKSVTSLTIMGLLQKNALVPTSGSITLVGEELLKASDRRLRQLRATTMAMIFQEPMTALNPVVPVGRQIDEVLRAHTTLDARARRQRILAMMEQVRLPEVARIFAAYPHQVSGGQRQRIMIAMALVLEPKLLIADEPTTALDVTTQKQILTLIRDLQRDHGTAVLFITHDMGVVAEIADRVAVMRGGRLVETGSLDTILRNPAMEYTRNLLSAVPSLVPRPPRGETSEPIVLETTELGKIYRERSMFGRQREVAAAKDVTLTLRKGRTLGIVGESGSGKSTVARCIVRLIDPTSGGIRLAGREISDLSRRLLQPHRKRIQIVFQDPYRSLNPRVTVGESIAEGPVNYGMPRAQALDRARELLELVDLPPDAVSRYPHQFSGGQRQRIAIARALALDPDVLVADEAVSALDVSVQAQVLELFDEIQTRLGIALLFITHDLRVAAQICDDVAVMQHGRVVEQGPAAEILTRPREAYTRALLDAAPGRGWDFANFRPVSSAQIEA encoded by the coding sequence ATGAGCGTCCTCTCAGTCGACAACCTCGTCGTCAACCTCGGCCGCGATCCGGAGGCGACGCGCATCATCGACGGCGTGTCGCTTCAAGTCGGTGCCGGCGAGACGCTGTGCGTCGTCGGCGAGAGCGGCTCAGGCAAATCGGTGACGTCTCTGACGATCATGGGCCTGCTGCAGAAGAACGCGCTGGTGCCGACCTCGGGCAGCATCACACTGGTCGGCGAGGAGCTGCTCAAGGCAAGCGACCGCCGCCTGCGGCAATTGCGCGCCACCACCATGGCGATGATCTTCCAGGAGCCGATGACGGCGCTCAATCCCGTCGTGCCGGTCGGCCGCCAGATCGACGAGGTGCTGCGCGCCCACACCACGCTCGACGCCCGCGCGCGGCGCCAGCGCATCCTCGCCATGATGGAGCAGGTGCGGCTGCCGGAAGTGGCGCGCATCTTCGCCGCCTACCCGCACCAGGTCTCGGGCGGCCAGCGCCAGCGCATCATGATCGCGATGGCGCTGGTGCTCGAACCGAAACTCCTGATCGCGGACGAGCCCACCACCGCGCTCGACGTCACCACGCAAAAGCAGATCCTCACCCTGATCCGTGACCTGCAGCGCGATCACGGCACCGCGGTGCTGTTCATCACCCACGACATGGGCGTGGTCGCCGAGATTGCCGACCGCGTCGCCGTGATGCGCGGCGGACGGCTGGTCGAGACCGGATCGCTCGATACGATCCTGCGCAATCCCGCGATGGAATATACCCGCAATCTGCTCTCGGCGGTGCCGAGCCTGGTGCCGCGCCCGCCGCGCGGCGAAACCAGCGAACCGATCGTGCTGGAGACGACCGAGCTCGGCAAGATCTATCGGGAACGCTCGATGTTCGGCCGGCAACGGGAGGTCGCCGCGGCGAAAGACGTCACCCTCACCTTGCGCAAGGGCCGCACGCTCGGCATCGTCGGCGAAAGCGGCTCGGGCAAGTCGACGGTGGCACGCTGCATCGTTCGCCTGATCGATCCGACCTCGGGCGGCATCCGGCTCGCGGGCCGCGAGATCTCCGACCTGTCGCGGCGGCTGTTGCAGCCGCACAGGAAGCGCATCCAGATCGTGTTCCAGGACCCCTATCGCTCGCTCAACCCGCGCGTCACGGTCGGCGAAAGCATCGCGGAAGGCCCGGTCAACTACGGCATGCCGCGCGCGCAGGCGCTCGATCGGGCGCGCGAGCTGCTCGAGCTGGTCGACCTGCCGCCGGATGCGGTGTCGCGCTATCCGCACCAGTTCTCCGGCGGCCAGCGCCAGCGCATCGCGATCGCGCGGGCGCTCGCGCTCGATCCCGACGTACTGGTTGCCGACGAAGCGGTCTCGGCGCTCGACGTGTCGGTGCAGGCGCAGGTCCTGGAACTGTTCGACGAAATCCAGACGCGGCTTGGCATCGCGCTCCTGTTCATCACCCATGACTTGAGGGTCGCAGCACAGATCTGCGATGACGTCGCGGTGATGCAGCATGGGCGTGTCGTCGAACAGGGGCCGGCCGCGGAAATCCTCACCCGACCGCGCGAGGCCTACACCCGCGCGCTGCTCGACGCCGCACCGGGGCGGGGCTGGGACTTCGCCAACTTTCGGCCGGTTTCCTCAGCGCAGATCGAGGCGTGA
- a CDS encoding M81 family metallopeptidase codes for MTRIAVGGFLHETNTFAPTKATYDDFVHGGGWPSMTTGADVLKVMRDINVGLAGFVGAAEDNGWELVPTIACGASPCAHVTRDAYERIVKVMIDGIAAAGPLDAVYLDLHGAMVTEHLDDGEGELLARVRKAIGRDLPLVASLDLHANVTPEMVAHADALIAYRTYPHVDMADTGRAAARHLALLLKTKQRFARAFRQLPFLIPISWQCTNDEPTRAIYRKLAALESAAVPTLSFAPGFPAADFEHCAPSVFAYGRTQADADAAADAIAALVESHEDDFDGPIYSPDDGVRHAMELSKTATKPIVIADTQDNPGAGGDSDTTGMLRALVRNKASRAAHGVIFDPASARAAHEAGEGAAVTLSLGGKSGIPGDAPYTESFVVEKLSDGKFAAPGPYYGGRDMDMGPSACLRIDDVRVVVSSHKAQLADQAMYRYVGIEPTEQAILVNKSSVHFRADFEPIAAKLLICAAPGAMPADTAALPWTRLRPGIRIKPNGPAFAPPARSRPSSSATG; via the coding sequence ATGACCCGCATCGCCGTCGGCGGATTTTTGCACGAGACCAACACCTTCGCACCGACGAAGGCGACCTATGACGACTTCGTGCATGGCGGCGGCTGGCCGTCGATGACGACCGGCGCCGACGTGCTCAAGGTGATGCGCGACATCAATGTGGGGCTGGCCGGCTTCGTCGGCGCGGCGGAAGACAACGGCTGGGAGCTGGTCCCGACCATCGCCTGCGGCGCCAGCCCCTGCGCCCATGTCACCCGCGACGCCTATGAACGCATCGTCAAGGTGATGATCGACGGCATCGCCGCGGCCGGTCCCCTCGACGCCGTCTACCTCGACCTGCACGGCGCCATGGTGACCGAGCATCTCGACGACGGCGAGGGCGAATTGCTCGCACGCGTGCGGAAAGCGATCGGCCGCGACCTGCCGCTGGTCGCAAGCCTCGACCTGCACGCCAATGTGACGCCCGAGATGGTCGCACATGCCGATGCGCTGATCGCCTACCGCACCTATCCCCATGTCGATATGGCCGACACCGGCCGCGCCGCCGCGCGGCACCTCGCGCTGCTCCTGAAGACCAAGCAGCGCTTCGCCCGGGCGTTCCGGCAACTGCCGTTCCTGATTCCGATCAGCTGGCAGTGCACCAACGACGAGCCGACCCGAGCCATCTACCGGAAGCTTGCCGCGCTGGAGAGCGCGGCGGTGCCGACGCTGTCCTTTGCGCCGGGTTTTCCGGCCGCCGATTTCGAGCATTGCGCGCCGAGCGTGTTCGCCTATGGCAGGACGCAGGCCGACGCCGACGCGGCAGCCGACGCGATCGCAGCCCTGGTCGAAAGCCACGAGGACGATTTCGACGGCCCGATCTATTCGCCGGACGACGGCGTGCGCCACGCGATGGAGCTTTCGAAGACCGCGACCAAGCCGATCGTGATCGCCGACACCCAGGACAATCCGGGCGCCGGCGGCGATTCCGACACCACCGGCATGCTGCGCGCGCTGGTGCGCAACAAAGCGAGTCGCGCCGCGCATGGCGTGATCTTCGATCCGGCGTCAGCCCGCGCCGCCCATGAAGCCGGCGAAGGCGCAGCCGTCACGCTTTCGCTCGGCGGCAAGTCGGGTATCCCGGGCGACGCGCCATATACGGAGAGCTTCGTCGTCGAAAAGCTGTCGGACGGAAAATTCGCCGCGCCCGGTCCCTACTATGGCGGCCGCGACATGGACATGGGGCCGTCGGCGTGCCTGCGGATCGACGACGTCAGGGTCGTCGTCTCCTCGCACAAGGCGCAGCTTGCGGACCAGGCGATGTATCGTTATGTCGGCATCGAACCGACCGAACAGGCCATCCTGGTCAACAAGAGCTCGGTGCATTTCCGCGCCGATTTCGAGCCGATCGCCGCAAAACTTTTGATCTGCGCCGCGCCCGGCGCGATGCCGGCCGACACCGCGGCGCTGCCGTGGACGCGGCTGCGCCCGGGCATCCGCATCAAGCCGAACGGACCCGCCTTCGCCCCGCCTGCCCGATCCCGCCCCTCCTCTTCTGCAACCGGATAA
- a CDS encoding M20 aminoacylase family protein — MPTIESIERFADELTAIRRDLHAHPEIGFEEVRTSGIVAEKLTQWGIEVHRGLGGTGVVGVLKGQGNGDKRIGLRADMDALPIEENTNLKWRSTIPGRFHGCGHDGHTTMLLGTARYLAETRNFDGTVHFIFQPAEEGLGGARAMIKDGLFEKFPCDEIYGLHNAPDLNHGEIAILPGPAMAGADFFDITINGYGAHGAMPERSKDAVVIATTLAQALQTIVSRNVDPLQAAVVSITQIHAGSAYNVIPGEAKLCGTVRAFSDEVRALIRQRMRAICAGVAAAHEVEIIADIRDTFSVLVNEEEQSRVVADVARTVVDPAKVMVRPQPKMGSEDFADMTQKVPGAYFWIGHDGSVPLHNPGYVLDDKILPIGASMFARIIETRMPANSHA; from the coding sequence ATGCCAACGATCGAAAGCATCGAACGCTTCGCCGACGAGCTCACCGCGATTCGGCGCGACCTGCACGCCCATCCCGAGATCGGCTTCGAGGAGGTGCGCACCTCGGGGATCGTCGCCGAGAAGCTCACGCAATGGGGCATCGAGGTCCATCGCGGCCTGGGCGGCACCGGCGTGGTTGGCGTGCTCAAGGGCCAGGGCAATGGCGACAAGCGCATCGGGCTTCGCGCCGACATGGACGCGCTGCCGATCGAGGAGAACACCAACCTGAAATGGCGCTCCACCATTCCCGGCCGCTTCCACGGCTGCGGCCATGACGGCCACACCACGATGCTGCTGGGCACCGCGCGCTATCTGGCGGAGACGCGCAACTTCGACGGCACCGTGCATTTCATCTTCCAACCGGCGGAAGAAGGCCTTGGCGGCGCGCGCGCCATGATCAAGGACGGGCTGTTCGAGAAATTCCCCTGCGACGAGATCTACGGCCTGCACAACGCGCCCGACCTCAACCATGGCGAGATCGCGATCCTGCCGGGCCCGGCAATGGCGGGGGCCGATTTCTTCGATATCACCATCAACGGCTACGGCGCCCATGGCGCGATGCCCGAGCGCTCCAAGGACGCGGTGGTGATCGCGACCACGCTGGCGCAGGCGTTGCAGACCATCGTCAGCCGCAACGTCGATCCGCTGCAGGCCGCGGTGGTGTCGATCACCCAGATCCACGCCGGCTCGGCCTATAACGTGATTCCGGGCGAGGCGAAGCTGTGCGGCACGGTGCGCGCCTTCTCCGACGAGGTGCGCGCGCTGATCCGCCAGCGCATGCGCGCGATCTGCGCCGGCGTCGCCGCCGCGCACGAGGTCGAGATCATAGCCGACATCCGCGACACCTTCAGCGTGCTGGTCAACGAGGAGGAGCAGTCCCGCGTCGTCGCCGACGTCGCGCGCACCGTGGTCGATCCCGCCAAGGTGATGGTGCGGCCGCAGCCGAAGATGGGCAGCGAGGATTTCGCCGACATGACCCAGAAGGTGCCCGGCGCCTATTTCTGGATCGGCCATGACGGCTCGGTGCCACTGCATAACCCAGGTTACGTGCTCGACGACAAGATCCTGCCGATCGGCGCCAGCATGTTCGCCCGCATCATCGAAACCCGTATGCCGGCAAACTCCCATGCATAA
- a CDS encoding amidase, which translates to MHKPTAHDAVTSLHDLSAGDLIAGYRARQFSPSEVLEEVLALVAAWEPHIKALYLFDPDAARAVAKASTERWQKGEPSGMLDGVPATIKDNIATKGQPVPLGTASLPLVPAAVDAPPAARLREAGAVIFSKTTMPDYGMLSSGLSSFHPLTRNPWDLAKNPGGSSAGAGAAGAAGYGPLHLGTDIGGSVRLPATWCGLVALKPSLGRVPIDPPYVGRVAGPMTRTVDDAALMMSVLSKPDRRDGMSLPPNDINWKVVEKSPRKLRLGLMLNAGVGQALEKPVRDTVVKAAKAFEQAGAVITEVDGIMTREILDGLDNFWRARMWDELSKLSPEQRAKTLPYIYKWGERGAKLSGVDVIRGFNATMAIRAAAAKLFSDLDYVISPVSPVVNFPAEFAAPINDPDKPFEHICYTVPWNMAENPALSINGGYDDKGFPIGVQIIGRRFDDLGVLGMAKAFEGLRGAQRPWPKPPKK; encoded by the coding sequence ATGCATAAGCCCACCGCTCACGACGCCGTCACCTCGCTTCACGATCTTTCCGCAGGCGACCTGATCGCGGGCTATCGCGCCAGGCAGTTTTCGCCGTCGGAAGTGCTGGAAGAAGTGCTCGCGCTGGTCGCGGCATGGGAGCCGCACATCAAGGCGCTCTATCTGTTCGATCCCGATGCCGCCCGCGCGGTGGCGAAGGCCTCGACCGAGCGCTGGCAGAAGGGCGAGCCGAGCGGCATGCTCGACGGCGTCCCCGCCACCATCAAGGACAATATCGCCACCAAGGGCCAGCCGGTGCCGCTCGGCACCGCGAGCCTGCCGCTGGTTCCCGCGGCGGTCGATGCGCCGCCGGCGGCGCGTCTGCGCGAAGCCGGCGCCGTGATCTTCAGCAAGACCACGATGCCCGATTACGGCATGCTGTCGTCGGGGCTTTCCAGCTTCCATCCGCTGACGCGCAATCCGTGGGATCTGGCCAAGAACCCCGGCGGGTCCAGCGCCGGCGCGGGTGCCGCCGGCGCGGCGGGCTACGGTCCGCTGCATCTCGGCACCGACATCGGCGGCTCGGTGCGGCTGCCGGCTACCTGGTGCGGCCTGGTTGCGCTGAAGCCGAGCCTCGGGCGCGTTCCGATCGATCCGCCCTATGTCGGCCGCGTCGCCGGACCGATGACCCGCACCGTCGACGACGCCGCGCTGATGATGAGCGTGCTGTCGAAGCCCGACCGGCGCGACGGCATGAGCCTGCCGCCCAACGACATCAACTGGAAGGTGGTGGAGAAATCGCCGCGCAAGCTCAGGCTGGGCCTCATGCTGAATGCCGGCGTCGGCCAGGCGCTGGAGAAGCCGGTGCGCGATACCGTGGTCAAGGCCGCCAAGGCCTTCGAGCAGGCCGGCGCCGTCATCACCGAGGTCGACGGCATCATGACCCGGGAAATCCTCGACGGGCTCGACAATTTCTGGCGCGCGCGGATGTGGGACGAGCTGTCGAAGCTCTCGCCCGAACAGCGCGCCAAGACACTGCCCTATATCTACAAATGGGGCGAGCGCGGCGCGAAGCTGTCGGGCGTCGACGTGATCAGGGGCTTCAACGCCACCATGGCGATCCGCGCAGCAGCCGCAAAGCTGTTCTCCGACCTCGACTACGTGATCTCGCCGGTGTCGCCGGTGGTGAATTTCCCGGCCGAGTTCGCCGCCCCGATCAACGATCCGGACAAGCCGTTCGAGCACATCTGCTACACCGTGCCGTGGAACATGGCGGAGAACCCGGCGCTGTCGATCAATGGCGGCTATGACGACAAGGGCTTTCCGATCGGCGTACAGATCATCGGCCGCCGCTTCGACGATCTCGGCGTGCTCGGCATGGCCAAGGCGTTCGAGGGCCTGCGCGGCGCGCAACGGCCTTGGCCGAAGCCGCCGAAGAAGTGA
- a CDS encoding crotonase/enoyl-CoA hydratase family protein, with protein MAYETITCELSEQILTITLNRPDKLNAFNAAMQRELIEAFDAADKDDNVRAIIVTGAGRAFCAGADLSSGADTFDRDARRGPVKRLASGKVDYSDPNVRDGGGQVTLRIFKCLKPVIAAVNGPAVGIGVTMQLAMDIRIASEAARFGFVFSQRGIVPEAASSWFLPRIVGISQALEWCYTGRVFPAQEALAGRLVSRVVPPDQLLPTARALAKEIAEKTAPVSVALIRQMMWRMLGADDPMEAHKVDSRGIYTRGRSEDVKEGVMAFLEKRPAAFRNKVSSDMPDYFPWWDERGYR; from the coding sequence ATGGCCTATGAAACCATCACCTGCGAGCTCTCCGAGCAGATCCTCACCATCACGCTGAACCGCCCCGACAAGCTCAACGCCTTCAACGCCGCCATGCAGCGCGAGCTGATCGAGGCGTTCGATGCGGCCGACAAGGACGACAACGTCCGCGCCATCATCGTCACCGGCGCGGGCCGCGCCTTCTGCGCCGGCGCCGACCTCTCCTCCGGCGCCGACACCTTCGACCGCGACGCAAGGCGCGGGCCGGTCAAGCGGCTCGCGAGCGGCAAGGTCGACTACAGCGACCCCAACGTGCGCGACGGCGGCGGCCAAGTCACGCTGCGCATCTTCAAATGCCTAAAGCCGGTGATCGCGGCGGTGAACGGGCCTGCGGTCGGCATCGGCGTCACCATGCAGCTTGCCATGGATATCCGCATCGCCAGCGAAGCCGCGCGCTTCGGCTTCGTGTTCTCCCAGCGCGGCATCGTGCCGGAAGCGGCCTCGAGCTGGTTCCTGCCGCGCATCGTCGGCATCTCCCAGGCCCTGGAGTGGTGCTACACAGGGCGCGTGTTCCCGGCGCAGGAAGCGCTCGCGGGACGCCTCGTCAGCCGCGTGGTGCCGCCGGACCAATTGCTGCCGACCGCCCGCGCACTGGCAAAGGAGATCGCCGAGAAGACCGCACCGGTGTCGGTCGCGCTGATCCGGCAGATGATGTGGCGCATGCTCGGGGCCGACGACCCGATGGAAGCGCACAAGGTCGACAGCCGCGGCATCTACACCCGCGGCCGATCGGAAGACGTCAAGGAAGGCGTGATGGCATTCCTCGAGAAACGCCCCGCGGCGTTCAGGAACAAGGTCTCGTCGGACATGCCGGATTATTTCCCGTGGTGGGATGAACGCGGGTATCGGTGA
- a CDS encoding NADPH:quinone oxidoreductase family protein, producing the protein MPRAVVCRALGPPEALRLEEFSSSPPAPGQVRIAVRAAGINFPDILMAAGEYQLKPELPFTPGMEAAGDVIEIGEGVQSVAVGDRVMVKMRHGAYASEVVVAPAQLTPLPSTFDYAEGATFLAAHGTAHHALVDRGQLKSSEVLLVHGAGGGVGLAAVEIGKLLGATVIAAASSEEKLSVAKAKGADHLVLYAREPFRDAVKRITEGRGADVVFDPVGGEIFENSLRCIAWGARLLVIGFTGGIGVARTNLLLIKGAAVLGVRAGEAARRDPALGEARLNALLAWAEEGKVRPNISHRLPLADYAAAMRLLIERKAIGRVALMMG; encoded by the coding sequence ATGCCGAGAGCGGTCGTCTGCCGCGCGCTTGGGCCGCCGGAAGCACTGCGGCTGGAGGAGTTTTCGTCGTCGCCGCCGGCGCCGGGGCAGGTGCGTATTGCGGTGCGCGCCGCCGGCATCAATTTCCCTGACATCCTGATGGCGGCGGGCGAATACCAGCTCAAGCCCGAGCTGCCGTTCACGCCGGGGATGGAAGCTGCCGGCGACGTGATCGAGATCGGCGAAGGCGTACAGAGCGTTGCTGTTGGCGATCGCGTCATGGTCAAGATGCGCCACGGCGCTTACGCCAGCGAGGTTGTGGTGGCGCCCGCGCAACTCACGCCGCTGCCGTCGACCTTCGACTATGCGGAAGGGGCCACCTTCCTCGCCGCGCACGGCACGGCCCATCATGCCCTTGTCGATCGCGGCCAGCTCAAATCGAGCGAAGTGCTGCTGGTGCATGGCGCCGGCGGCGGCGTGGGCTTGGCCGCGGTCGAGATCGGCAAGCTCCTCGGCGCGACCGTGATCGCCGCCGCTTCGTCCGAGGAAAAGCTTAGCGTGGCCAAGGCCAAGGGCGCCGACCACCTCGTGCTCTATGCGCGCGAGCCGTTCCGCGACGCGGTCAAGCGCATCACCGAGGGCCGCGGCGCCGACGTGGTGTTCGATCCCGTGGGCGGGGAGATTTTCGAGAACAGCCTGCGCTGCATCGCCTGGGGCGCGCGGCTGCTGGTGATCGGCTTCACCGGCGGCATCGGCGTGGCGCGCACCAACCTGCTGCTGATCAAGGGCGCGGCCGTCCTCGGTGTCCGCGCCGGCGAAGCCGCGCGCAGGGACCCGGCGCTGGGAGAGGCGCGATTGAATGCGCTGCTCGCATGGGCGGAAGAAGGGAAGGTGCGCCCCAACATCTCGCACCGCCTGCCGCTTGCAGACTACGCGGCCGCGATGCGGCTCCTGATCGAGCGCAAGGCGATCGGCCGCGTGGCGCTGATGATGGGATAG